CCAAACTTAGCTACCCTGCGATGCAGCTGGCGCCACAGCAGGTCCACCAGAGGTTTGTCCAACCCGGTCCTCTCGTACTAGGGTCAGGTCCTCTCAAGCTTCCAACGCCCACAACAGATAGGGACCGAACTGTCTCGCGACGTTCTGAACCCAGCTCGCGTGCCATTTTAATGGGCGAACAGCCCAACCCTTGGGACCTTCTCCAGCCCCAGGATATGACGAGCCGACATCGAGGTGCCAAACCACTCCGTCGATGTGAGCTCTTGGGAGTGATCAGCCTGTTATCCCCGGAGTACCTTTTATCCTTTGAGCGATGGCCCTTCCATGCGGAACCACCGGATCACTATGCCCTACTTTCGTACCTGCTCGACTTGTTGGTCTCACAGTCAAGCACCCTTATGCCATTGCACTCTACGTACGGTTACCAACCGTACTGAGGGTACCTTTGGAAGCCTCCGTTACTCTTTTGGAGGCGACCACCCCAGTCAAACTACCCACCAAACACTGTCTCCGCCTTCCGGCGGATTAGGCGCCAAATAAGCAAAGGGTGGTATTTCAAGGGCGACTCCACGAAACCTGGCGGCTCCGCTTCACAGTCTCCCACCTATCCTACACATTACTTATTCAGCGTCAATGTTAAGCTGTAGTGAAGGTTCACGGGGTCTTTCCGTCCCGTTGCGGGTAAACGGCATCTTCACCGTTACTACAATTTCACCGAGCTCATGGCTGAGACAGTGCCCAGATCGTTGCACCATTCGTGCAGGTCGGAACTTACCCGACAAGGAATTTCGCTACCTTAGGACCGTTATAGTTACGGCCGCCGTTTACCGGGGCTTCAATTCAGAGCTTCTCAGACAAGACGAATCCCGTCTGATGACCCCTCCTCTTAACCTTCCGGCACCGGGCAGGTGTCAGGCCTTATACCTCATCTTTCAATTTTGCAAAGCCATGTGTTTTTGATAAACAGTCGCCTGGGCCATTTCTCTGCGGCCTGCCTTTCGACAGGCGCCCCTTCTCCCGAAGTTACGGGGCCATTTTGCCTAGTTCCTTAGCCATGAATCACTCGAGCACCTTTGGATCCTCTCCTCGACTACCTGTGTCGGTTTGCGGTACGGGCATCTTATATCTGACGCTTAGAGGTTTTTCTTGGAAGTAGGATTAGGGCCACTATCCACGCATCCGAAGATTTGTGGTACTATCCACTTTCAGCAAGCTCTGCGGATTTGCCTACAGAGCCTATACCTACGGTGTTTAACGTACTATTCCGTCAGTACGCGGGCCTTTCACTCCTCCGTCTCCCCATCGCAATATAAGATGGTATCGGAATGTTGACCGATTGTCCATCGACTTCCCCTTTCGGGTTCGCCTTAGGTCCCGACTAACCCTGATCCGATTAGCGTTGATCAGGAAACCTTAGTCTTCCGGTGTGCGGGTTTCTCACCCGCATTATCGTTACTTATGCCTACATTTGCTTTTCCAGACACTCCAACAGGCCTTACAACCCATCTTCAACGTAACTGGAATGCTCCCCTACCAATAAATAATTACTTACTTATTCCATAGCTTCGGTAATGTGCTTGATGCCCGATTATCATCCATGCCAAACCGCTCGACTAGTGAGCTGTTACGCACTCTTTAAATGAATGGCTGCTTCCAAGCCAACATCCTAGCTGTCTCTGCAGTCTGACCTCGTTATGTCAACTTAGCACATATTTGGGGACCTTAGCTGATGGTCTGGGTTCTTTCCCTCTCGGACACGGACCTTAGCACCCATGCCCTCACTGCTGGTAATCATGTCATAGCATTCGGAGTTTGTCAGGGTTTGGTAGGCGGTGAAGCCCCCTAGCCCAATCAGTAGCTCTACCTCTATGACACTAGTACCAACGCTGCTCCTAAAAGCATTTCGGGGAGTACGAGCTATCTCTCAGTTTGATTGGCCTTTCACCCCTACCCACAGCTCATCCAAAGACTTTTCAACGTCTACTGGTTCGGTCCTCCACCCCGTGTTACCGGGGCTTCAACCTGGCCATGGGTAGATCACCAAGTTTCGCGTCTACCCCCACTGACTCTTTCGCCCTGTTCAGACTCGCTTTCGCTCCGGCTGCTCCGCTTTAACGGATTAACCTCGCCAGTGAGGAGTAACTCGTAGGCTCATTATGCAAAAGGCACGCCGTCATCCGCCAGTTGGCGGACTCCGACCGCTTGTAAGCGCACGGTTTCAGGTTCTATTTCACCCTCCTGCTCGGAGTACTTTTCACCTTTCCCTCACGGTACTTGTCCACTATCGGTCTCTCAGGAGTATTTAGCCTTGCCGGATGGTGCCGGCCGATTCAGACAGGATTTCACCGGTCCCGCCCTACTCAGGATACCACTACGCCGATAAATCAATTTCGCTTACGGGACTATCACCCCCTACGGTCCATCTTTCCAGATGTGTTCTGCTATCAATTTATCGTCCGATATCGTGGTCCTACTACCCCAATATTGCCGTAACAATACTGGTTTGGGCTCCTCCGCGTTCGCTCGCCACTACTTACGGAATCACTATTGTTTTCTTCTCCTCCGGCTACTTAGATGTTTCAGTTCACCGGGTTCGCCTCCGCCAATTGGCGGATGATACCGCTTCACGGTACCGGGTTGCCCCATTCGGAAATCTCCGGATCAAAGGTTATTTGCACCTCCCCGAAGCTTATCGCAGCTTGTCACGTCCTTCATCGCCTCTGAGAGCCTAGGCATCCACCGTACGCTCTTAGTAACTTTTTTAACTTTCCTCTTTTACTCGATTCTCTAGTAAAATTGTATGCTTTTTCTCATGATGTCAATGAACTCTTCCGGAGCTGACCTTTACATGTCTATTGCTTGCGTCGGCTGACTCTGCATGTAAACGGCCTTTCTGCTCGCTTCCATTACCAATCATCCTTCATATCTGGTAGTATATACCTTCAACCTTCCGGATGCTTAGTAACTCAATATCTTTATGAACTTTTCTCGTCTTCAAACTTCCAACTTCCGTCTTCCGCTTTCCAACTTCTTGTGGAGAATAAGGGAGTCGAACCCTTGACCTCCAGAATGCAAATCTGGCGCTCTAGCCAACTGAGCTAATCCCCCTCAGAACGTTTCGGATGTTCGATGTTTGATGTTTGATTTTAGATGCTTGATGTTCTTTTGGATGGTTGATGTTTAAATTCCTACCATCTAACATCCCTCATCTGACATCTTATATCATCCATCCCCACATCCGCTCTGTAGTCCCGCGCAGACTTGAACTGCGGACCCCTACATTATCAGTGTAGTGCTCTAACCAACTGAGCTACGGGACTGTTTGGATTGATTAATGTCGAATGATAAATGCTGAAGGCTTCTCAAATGAAGTAATCTTACCACCATTTGCCATTCATCATTAATCCTTCTTCATTCCCAAAACCGCCCCTTAACAAAGTTCTCTGTTAGTGAGCAGTAAACCTTTGCTCTAAAGGGTTGACAGAGAAAGAAAATACTTCAAATACCTGAAGTGTGAAGTACTTGAAATTTGAAGTGCTTTAGGCACTTCTAACTTCAAACTTCCTTCTTCCATCTCTCTGTGGATTCTCCTCATTATGTTTAACAAAAATAAAGCACGCCAATGAAAAGGTACAACTTTCGGTCCTTCTCCCTGTGTAACAGTCTAAGAATCTCTCCAGAAAGGAGGTATTCCAGCCACACCTTCCGGTACGGCTACCTTGTTACGACTTAGCCCCAGTCACTGGTTTTACCCTAGGCAGCTCCTTGCGGTTACCGACTTCAGGTACCCCCAGCTTCCATGGCTTGACGGGCGGTGTGTACAAGGCCCGGGAACGTATTCACCGCGCCATGGCTGATGCGCGATTACTAGCGATTCCAGCTTCACGAAGTCGGGTTGCAGACTTCGATCCGAACTGAGACCGGCTTTCGAGATTCGCTCCCCCTCACGGGGTGGCTGCCCTCTGTACCGGCCATTGTAGCACGTGTGTAGCCCTGGACGTAAGGGCCGTGCTGATTTGACGTCATCCCCACCTTCCTCTCTACTTGCGTAGGCAGTTCCCTTAGAGTCCCCAGCTTTACCTGATGGCAACTAAGGGTAGGGGTTGCGCTCGTTATGGGACTTAACCCGACACCTCACGGCACGAGCTGACGACAACCATGCAGCACCTTGCAGGATGTCCGAAGAAATACCGGTTTCCCGGTACGTCATCCTGCATTTGAGCCCAGGTAAGGTTCCTCGCGTATCATCGAATTAAACCACATGCTCCACCGCTTGTGCGGGCCCCCGTCAATTCCTTTGAGTTTCAACCTTGCGATCGTACTCCCCAGGTGGATAACTTATCGCTTTCGCTTAGTCGCTGACTGTATATCGCCAACAACGAGTTATCATCGTTTACGGCGTGGACTACCAGGGTATCTAATCCTGTTCGCTCCCCACGCTTTCGTGCCTGAGCGTCAATGTCGGCTTAGTGAGCTGCCTTCGCGATCGGTGTTCTGTAGCATCTCTATGCATTTCACCGCTACATGCTACATTCCGCCCACTCCAACCGAATTCTAGATGACCAGTATCAATGGCAGTTCCGAAGTTGAGCCCCGGGATTTCACCACTGACTTAATCATCCGCCTGCGCACCCTTTAAACCCAATGAATCCGGATAACGCTTGCACCCTCCGTATTACCGCGGCTGCTGGCACGGAGTTAGCCGGTGCTTATTCATTTGGTACCTTCAGCCCTGTTCGCAAACAGGGGTTTATTCCCAAATAAAAGCAGTTTACAACCCATAAGGCCGTCTTCCTGCACGCGGCATGGCTGCGTCAGAGTTGCCTCCATTGCGCAATATTCCTTACTGCTGCCTCCCGTAGGAGTCTGGTCCGTGTCTCAGTACCAGTGTGGGGGATCATCCTCTCAGAACCCCTAGACATCGTAGCCTTGGTGAGCCGTTACCTCACCAACTAGCTAATGTCACGCATGCCCATCTCTAACCGCCGGAGCTTTAAATTACATCCCATGCGAAATGTAATTATTATGAGGTATTAATCCCGATTTCTCGGGGCTATCCCCCTGTTAGAGGTAGGTTGCATACGCGTTACGCACCCGTGCGCCGGTCGTGTCACCACCGAAGTGGTGCTTACCCCTCGACTTGCATGTATTAAGCCTGCCGCTAGCGTTCATCCTGAGCCAGGATCAAACTCTTCGTTGTATAAGTATTTTTCAAAAAATTTATACCTTCAAGATCCTGACTGTTTACTCAAAGTCCTGTCTTTTGACAGGGGACTTCCTGCTGTTCCTTTTCTCTTGGCTGTGCTTCATTATGTCTATGAACTTTCTTTCTTTTTCCGTCTCTTCCAAAACGGGAGTGCAAAAGTAATACCTTTTTTTATTCTCGCAAGCCTTTTTTTACTTTTTTTAAAAAAATTTTTGCTCTACTCTGCATCTCCGTCAAAACGCTTTAAATCACTTGCTTATATAATAAACAACCTTAAGCGCCTTCCCCTTCTCATCTTCTCTATGTACTCCCGCAAAAACGGACTGCAAAAATAGTAAGTTTTTCTTTTCCGCAATACATTTCTTTAAAAAAAATCAAAAAAATTTGATATTTTTTGTAACGCACTGAAAAACAGCCTGTAATTTAATTATATCCGGCAAGAATTTTTCTCTGTTACCGTGTAAATACCGGCACATCATGGGTTGACAACCTTTCGTTGTAAAAATAGCCTTCTTCATCAAACAACTTAAGTTTATCAGGATGAGTTACTTGGTTCCTGATAATAAACCGGGCCATCATTCCTCTTGCCTTTTTGGCATAAACTGTCACCATTTTAAATCCGTTGCCACGCGATTCTTTAAATACAGGAGTTATTATTCGAATGTCTTGTTTTTTCAGATCAAGTACCTTAAAATATTCTGCCGAGGCCAAATGAATTAAAATCCGATCTTTCTGCCTGTTAAGCGTCTCCAACACATCACGAGAAACATCCTCTCGCCAAAAGTCATACAAATTACGATAGCCATCCGGAATAAATTTTCCGCCAATTTCCAAACGGTAAGGCAGCACTTGATCAAGTGGCCTTAAAACGCCATAAAAACCGGAAAGAATACGAAGGTGCTCTTGTGCAAACATCAAATCTTTTTTACTTAACGTTTGTGCATCAAGTCCCCTGAAAACTTCTCCCTGATAAGAAAACAATGCCGGAACCCCCTCTTTTTTCAGTAAAGAAACATGCCACCGTTGAAACCGTTCATGATTCAGTTGCGCCAACTGTGCATTTACTTTCATCATTTTTGACAAAGTATCCGGTCCCAACTTTTTCAGTGCATCTGCAAGAATTTGGGTTTTATCCAGGTACACCGGTAACGTGATGTTTTCCACCTTTTGCGAAAAATCTTGGTGCATGGTTTTTGCCGGTGACAAAAGAACAATCATACCTTATTATGTATTTAAAACCTATCAGAAAACTTCACCGTCAGGTTATGGCAACGTTTTCTGTTTTATTTCTGCCAAAGTATTTATCACTTTTGAGGTTTTGGCCCATAACCGATCTTTAGACTGGTGGCCTGAAGCTACCAGTAAATAATCAATTCCAAGAGAAAGTGCCACCTCCCTGTCATGCAATGTATCTCCCACAAAAACAACACCTTGCGCATTGAGCCTGAGTTTTTTCATAAAATGGTGGGCCATTTCTATTTTCCCACCTGCATAAATATCGTCAATTCCGGAAACGGCATCAAAGTAAGGTAACAATCCTTTTTCATCCAAAATCTTTACCAAACTGCGATGTTCCGTTGCCGATATGATAAACTGACGAAACCCTTTTTCCTGAAAAAAACTCAATACATCCTGCACACAAGGGAAAAGAGGCGTCTCTGATAAATGGCTATTGTAACATTGCATAAATTGCTGTGCCGGAATCTCAAATTTTTCCATAGAAAAATCGAAACCAACACGCTGATAATAATCTTTAACCGGGAAACCAAAAACCTCCCGATATTTCTGCAAGGTAAGCTCAGGTAAGTTTCTTTTCTTCAACAGGAGATTAATACATTGCACACATAACTGTACATCATCAAGTAAGGTGCCATTCCAATCCCAAATAATGCCGTGCTTTTCCATTGATCAAAAAAATATCGGACGGAAACGCATTCCGTTTTCCCAATCGTACTCTAAGGCAGGAGCCGGCACTTTTACAAAACTCAATGTTTTAAAAACAAAACGCAATACTTTAGAATGTGTTTTGATCCTTGTCCAATCCACATCCACCGAAAGAAAATAATGTGGCACGCGGTTAAAATGCGGCAAAGGTTGTCCATCGTATTCCGGCGGATTATCATAAGCCCCGATCATCCCAGTAGCTCCATACCCAAAAGCTACATTTAGCCAGGGTGGAAATTTAGAATCCTTTTTCAAAAAAGAAGCAATGTTCACCGAAAGCCAATTGGTCTGGCCATTATAATCTTTAATAATCTGCTGCGCCCAATTATCGCCCAATAAATCAGGCCGGTATTGCGGATATTCTGTAGAATGATACGAAAACTTCAACCGGATACGCTGGTCGTGCCATAACAGCTGTTGGCCAATAAACATGGCCGATCCCAAGGTATTAAAGATCATATCGCTCGGCGAGAAACCCCACTCGGCTGAAAGTCCGTCAAAAAACTCAATGGTCGTCATGTAGATGAGTCCCCACGTGCCGCCAAACCAAATGGCTTTTTTTTCATTCATTCCGGCCCAACGCAAACTCCAATAGCCATAATTTCCCAATTGATAGGTTGTTGTCATGTGGCCCAGTTTGTCTTTCATCATCCACTCTCCCCAGTCATCGGCAATATGGAAACTGGTTTCATCATATCCTTTATACCAGGCAAAATAAAGCAAAGTAACAGATGTCACATAAAATCCACCTACGGCTCCATAAACGATTTTCAATCGTTTTTTACTCAATGAATCAGGATAAACCGACATCTCCTGAGCTTGTGCTCCGAGATAAGAAAACAACAACAATATGACAACCAGCTTTTTCAAAGAATTATGCTGTAAAACTTTTCAATATTTCAAAAACCTGTTGTGTTTTTTCATCCAACAACTTTTGCGATTTGGCTTCGGCCAAGAAACGCAAGTAGGGTTCGGTATTGGAAGGGCGAATATTAAACCACCAGTCAGGAAATTCGAGCCGGTAACCGTCAAAATCGTAGTAAGCCGTCGGCGTTTCCTGCTTTTTAAAGTAGCTGACCACAGCATCCATGGCTTTTTGTTTTTCTTCAATACGGAAGTTTACTTCGCCGGTATTGGCATAAGATGAGATTTCATGAATTAACTGGGAAACCGTTTTCCCCTGTTTTTTAAAATCATCCGTTATATTCAGCATGATCAACGAAGCCAGCAAACCGCTGTCTGAATAATAAAAATCACGAAAATAATAATGGCCGGCCAGTTCACCGCCATAAATACCATCTACTTCGCGCAATTTGGTGGCTCCGTATGCCCGGCCAACCCGCCAGATTACGGTTTCTGCATTAAATTTCGAGAGATATTCTCCCACTGCCTTGGAAGTACGGATATCGTGGACAACTTTTTCTTTTTTAGTTGTATCTTTCAAAAAGAAATGAGCAAACAGCGCAATAATTAAATCCGGTGAAATAAAATTTCCTTTTTCGTCAATAAACATCACACGGTCCGCATCACCGTCAAAAATAATTCCCAGATCAGCATGATGTTTTTTTACCGCTTCTTTAATCTGTTCCTGATTTTCAGGCTCCAGCGGATTGGGTTCATGTCCCGGAAAAGTTCCGTCGGCTTTTTCATTCAGTGCCACATATTGATCTCCAAATAAATCTTTCGAGAATAAAGATGCCATTCCATTAGAAAAGTCAATGGCCAGCTTTAACCCGGAGTAATCTTTTTTATACTGGTTAAGAAACTCAAGATAATCCGGTTTCATATTTAATTTCCGTATTTGCCCTTTGTCTTTTTTCTCCACTTTTGTATCCGAATCAACAAGCGACTCCAGTTTTTTCAAACCGTTATCATATCCTACGGGCAATACATTTTTTGCCGAAACTTTTAATCCATTATGATTCTTCGGATTATGAGAAGCCGTAATCATTATTGATGCGTCGAAACCATATTTTCCGGTTCCCCAATACACCATCGGAGTAGTCGTCAATCCGGCATCGGCAACATCCACTCCGGCATCACGCAGTCCTTCTGAAAGGGCTTCAAACATCTCATCCGAGGAAAGTCGCACATCACGACCAATCAAAATTTCTTTCATCGGAAGGACCTGTGGCAAAAAATAACCAATACGGTACACCATTTCTTTATTTAAATCTTTTCCGTATTCTCCGCGAATATCGTAGGCTTTAAATGCTTTCATAACAAAATCTTTTTATCTATAAATTCAATTTTTTCTTACAAGGACAAGCCCTTGTTTTCTTCTTTCCGGCATCCATTTCCCGTCATCCAAGACACAAACATCCGGTAAAGAATTTGCAAAGTTAAAAGAAAAGGATTTATCTGGAGCCAGACTGCCGAACAAGTACATTTACAATAGCTGCAATTCCTTCTTTTCGTCCGGTAAAACCCAAATATTCAGTTGTAGTCGCTTTCACAGAGAGATTTTCGACAGGAATATGCAAAGTATCTGCCAGTTTTTTTCGCATTTCGGGAATATAAGGTGAGAGAACAGGCTGCTGCGCCACAACAACTCCATCCACATTTTCAATTTCAAACTTCGTTTTCAAAAGAAGCTGATTGACTTTTTTCAAGAGTTCGATACTGGATATTCCTTTGTAATGATCATCCGTATCTGGAAAATGACTTCCTAAATCGCCTAAAGCTACAGCACCCAATAAGGCATCGCACAAAGCATGGGTCAGCACATCGGCATCCGAATGACCTTTAAGTCCTTTTGAAAACGGGATTTCCACCCCTCCTAACACGAGTTTCCTGTTTTCCACAAAGGGGTGAACATCAAAACCGATACCGATACGAAAAGGCATAAAATGAACCGTGAAAAATTATTTCCGGCTGTATTTGTTGTTCCCAAAATTAAACAGCAACGAAAAACGCAACGTTTTTTCCAACGGGTTTTGTTGTGATACGGTGGGAATCAAATAAGAAAAATCCAAACCAAACACATTGTAACGCAGCCCTACACCTAAGGTTACGTACTGACGATCTCCTTTGTGTTTATTTTCATAAAAATAACCGGCACGAACAGCAAATAAATCATTATACCAATATTCGGCACCGAAAGAAAAATAAAATTCCTGCAGTTCTTCTTTAAAACCATCAGGAGCATCGTACCACGATTGCACCATTCCTTTGATGACTCCAACATTCGGATCTTTTCCTTCAGCAATTTTATACGTACCATCCGGATTCAACACCGGATTTCCCAATGAATCGGTAGCATAAACCGGCGGTGTAGGTACGAGCAATTTATTGATATCTATGCTAAATGACACTTTATTATACCGGTCCAGATCTAATGTTAACCGCGATCCGAAACGGAGGTTGGTAGGAATAAAATCTTTTTGAATATTGGTTTTACTATAAGAAATCTTACTTCCAATATTGGAAATGAAAACACCCCAGGCAAACTGAGCGTTGTAATTACTGAACCAGTTCACATCTTTTTGCCAGTAGAGACCGATATCAACGGCCACAGAAGTTCCGGCCGAGCTTTCGGTACCTTGTGGTGAAAATCCGGCTGTCAGATTAGAATATATAAAACGGCCGTCTACCGAAAGAGCGAGGTAATCAGAAAGTTTTCGCGCATAGGCCATAGAGATGGCAAACTCATTGGGTTTATAAGTACCCAGCGGATATCCCATTTCATCGGTAAACTGAATTTCGCCCAATGAGAAATAGCGTAAACTGGCAGCCAGCGTTTGCCGGTCATCGAGCCGGTGGTAATAAGTCAAATAAGCCAGATTAATATCATTAACCAGATTTCTTAACCACGGAGTATACGAGATGGAAAAACCGGATTCATCTTCAATAAAAGCATATTTTGCCGAATTCCAATGCATGGAGCTTGCATCAGGCGAAGTAGCCACTCCGCCATCACCCATGCCCCCGGCTCTTCCGTCCGGGCCAATGGTCAGAAACGGAACCGCTGTAGTAATTACCCGGTCGCCACTGGCCTGACCACTCACATTATTGTATGTTTGTGCTTTACCGCTTACAACGAAAAAAATGAAAGCTGCGAGGAAAAGAAATCTTGTTTTCATAAAAAGTGTTATCTAAAAAATGGTGTGCAAATCTAACGAAAATCAAATTGTTTTATTATAAACGTAACTTTTTTTCATAAGTTATTGTTATCGAATAAATACCAATTTATTCCGCAAAAACCGGGTTTCCCCGGATTCATTGGTAATCTGTACCTGGTAAACATAAATTCCCCGGCCGATTTTTGCACCAAAATCATTGGTACAATCCCAGTGAATCCGTCCGGAGCTAAATCCTGACGGAATAAATTCGGTATGGATAGTTTTTACTTTTCTTCCATCGAGTTTAAAAATATCAATGGTTACCGTTAATGGCTCTCCAGCCTGATTATGATCAAAAACAAAATCGGTGGCATCAGTAACCGGATTAGGAATATTGATCAGGTTTTCCACGACCAAACGCGAAGAAGATTCGACCACAAACGACAATTCCGCTGTGGAAGAATTATTATACAAGTCCCATGCTTTCAGCTGAATTGTATGTTCGCCATCCGAAAGTCCTTTCAACTGATAACGAATGGTTCCATGTGTAAAATCTCCGGGATCTGCCACGTAGTAAGCATTCAAGTTATAACTTTCACGGGTATTTCCATCGAGCGTTGCCACAATATCGTGGCCAATACTATTCCCGGTGGTATTAATCCCGCTTTTATCGCTCAACCGGGCAAAAAGTACCGGATCAGCATGGGTAATGCCTCCCGGAGCAAAAGTAGTATCATTCATAAAAAGCTGTATAACCGGTCCTGTTGTATCTGATGGTGCCTGGTCGTCATATCCACCCACTACAACATTTTCATCATATCCATGGCCATCGTTTTCTCCATCGTCAAAATAGTAACTAATCCGGCCTTTTCCATACTTGTAAGCAATATCTTTTGGCACAACAAACGAAAAATCAAAGTTTCCGTTTTGGATGGCTGCCTGTCCTTTAAACAAAATACTGTTCCATTCGTAAAATGTTGTCACCCGGCTGTCCGGGTCAGTACCCAACGTAGAAATGGCTGATTTTTTATCGTAAACCGTAGAAAAAATAGTCCCGTTAAACCGGTCCAGTTTTTGTCCGTTTTCATCCACTACTTCTCCCTGAATCGATACTTTCGCCAAGGCTTTCAGGGTATCCGGAACGCCTTCGACCACTGCTTTGGCATTGATAAATGTGGTCTTGGCCCGGTTTTCAGGATAAGCCAGCTGCAGGGCCGGATCACCAATCAAAATAAATTTTTTATCGTTATTTCCACCCAACACTTTGGAATGCATAATCACATCACCAAAACAAGGATAATGTCCATCTGTTTTTTCAAATAAATTGTTTTGATAAATGGCCATATTCAAGGCCAGGTTGGCGCTGGCGTAAGTAGCCCTGGTAGTGGTAAACAAAGCCACTGCCCCACCTTCCGGATTCAGGAAAACATCTTCTCCGGCCGAAACCAATTCCGGGTTATCATACCGGGTAAATTCGCAGGTAGCCGTAATAAAAACAGTTAATTTATCTTTATTCGTCCATGAATTAATATCAGATATGGTCATAAACCGTTCGTGCCCCAAGCCCACTTCACCACCATGACCAGAATAATTAAAGATCAGTGTACCAGCATCAATAGCAGAGTTAATGGCATCATTCAATGCCGGAGCTCTTTGTCCGCTCGGCGTAGAAATTTGCGGAAAAGCATCCAGATAAAGCTTACTGATTCCATACACCGGATAATTTTCATTCAGGTATTTGGTCAGCGTTTCGGCATCATTCAGATGACGGTTATAATCTCCGTCGTCAGCCACAAAAGTCAGCCGGTTCCGCCAGGGACCCAGCGTTTCCGGCGTATTTGAATGGTAACGAATGGTTTTATCTACGGCTTCTTTTGCTTCTTCCGGCGTATCGACCGGAAACCGGCCAATACCAATATCTACCCGGTCATCAAGGCTGTTTCCTTCTCCATCATCCAGATAACCGAAATAATCATCTGACGCAATGGAATTAATGGTATTCAGCGATTCCACACTTTCCCAACAAGGAACAAAATTGGTATTTCCGGGAACCCGGTTTTTATAATCAAAAGAGGCATCACCAAAAAGAAGCAAATACCGTAATTCACTTCCCGGAGAACTATTGTCGTAAATGTGCTTCACAAAATCACGAATAGCCGTAACATCCTGTGCCCCGGAAGAAAATTCGTTGTAGATTTTTTGTGGAGTAGTCACAAAAACTTTCATTCCATCTTTTTCCCGGTGAAAATCGGCCAGTCGCTGGGCCTGTTCCAAAAAATCAGGATAAGCAACTATTAATAAATCAATATCTTTTACTGCATGCAAATTTTGGTTTTCCACTTTTTCCACAAACTCGGGCTTGTAAAAATCGGTTCCGTCAAAAGCAACAAACGTTTTCACCGGTGCTTCATGGGCCAAAAAAGTAAAACCATCCATTGTTTGTTTTATTTCTGCTTTTTTGGCTGAAAGCGGATCCGTTACATCCCATACTTCCACTTTGCCGGAAGTTTTTAAATGATA
The sequence above is drawn from the Candidatus Sulfidibacterium hydrothermale genome and encodes:
- the porU gene encoding type IX secretion system sortase PorU encodes the protein MRFRFITVFLLTFFLFPMVSRAVDYSVRDSIQWQGMQRFRTEQGNVFRRLSFQNAFFSGLESLPVYKKLLPIHSGNVRIQAKLIPVSVAPADSNAAVWLAEKNFSDTAFRVQAFLVTARKQPYAEIQLTPVRWNVHAKRYEKLLVFAVKITVTDLPLKQTALKMSEVTHSVLAEGDWFKIRIDKSGIYKLTYDELKSMGFPVSKNPAYFALYGNGGGVLPEKNNDPRPADLTENPIEVVDGKDGVFGPGDYILFYGKGPVSWKYQSSSGTFYHQNNPYDDYAYYFLTVQQQPGLRIEQDTISGNPDTEINTFTDVACHEKDERNLGNTGRTWYGEVYDLSTSYTFDFHFPHVDQNAPAFCKAVFASKAYSSNRFLIYTNDQLQKTLDMPLTGTSGYDLGKAGSTQFTFSPAGDDVSVKTVFQRSSSSSVGYLDYIELNVRRQLVFDGGQMTFRNTFSSGNVAEYHLKTSGKVEVWDVTDPLSAKKAEIKQTMDGFTFLAHEAPVKTFVAFDGTDFYKPEFVEKVENQNLHAVKDIDLLIVAYPDFLEQAQRLADFHREKDGMKVFVTTPQKIYNEFSSGAQDVTAIRDFVKHIYDNSSPGSELRYLLLFGDASFDYKNRVPGNTNFVPCWESVESLNTINSIASDDYFGYLDDGEGNSLDDRVDIGIGRFPVDTPEEAKEAVDKTIRYHSNTPETLGPWRNRLTFVADDGDYNRHLNDAETLTKYLNENYPVYGISKLYLDAFPQISTPSGQRAPALNDAINSAIDAGTLIFNYSGHGGEVGLGHERFMTISDINSWTNKDKLTVFITATCEFTRYDNPELVSAGEDVFLNPEGGAVALFTTTRATYASANLALNMAIYQNNLFEKTDGHYPCFGDVIMHSKVLGGNNDKKFILIGDPALQLAYPENRAKTTFINAKAVVEGVPDTLKALAKVSIQGEVVDENGQKLDRFNGTIFSTVYDKKSAISTLGTDPDSRVTTFYEWNSILFKGQAAIQNGNFDFSFVVPKDIAYKYGKGRISYYFDDGENDGHGYDENVVVGGYDDQAPSDTTGPVIQLFMNDTTFAPGGITHADPVLFARLSDKSGINTTGNSIGHDIVATLDGNTRESYNLNAYYVADPGDFTHGTIRYQLKGLSDGEHTIQLKAWDLYNNSSTAELSFVVESSSRLVVENLINIPNPVTDATDFVFDHNQAGEPLTVTIDIFKLDGRKVKTIHTEFIPSGFSSGRIHWDCTNDFGAKIGRGIYVYQVQITNESGETRFLRNKLVFIR